From Streptomyces sp. NBC_00690, a single genomic window includes:
- a CDS encoding lantibiotic dehydratase has product MYHSTDAALIRAAVYQDGLELSPWPDAQGNTPADRDQWRDWLTTAWSEGPVAEAIEVASPLLARRLRAIRAGEIERPRQIRKAGMSLARYLLRMRHRATPFGLFAGVAPARFGAETSLRWGDQHQAVARADAVWLSDVITSLESCPELLRRLPVLADNTCLVRDGQLVVPHQQQPQGQGDGPAEVSLRHTRAVDIALNAARSPLLVGTLAEKIAAEYPGVPATTVDELLNELVARRVLITSLRSPMTVTDALGHVTEQLITVRAHTIPEVEEPVRHLYEIQEALARHNRVAPAARSAVRASVTERMTSLSHVVEQPLAVDLRLDCDVVLPLEVAREAEQAMGAIVRLSPLPSGPPVWRDYLGRFLERYGPGALVPVRELIDPTRGLGFPAGYRGSLLEKPAPHLTDQDEQLLALVQRATAEGAREVVLTDHDLGRLSVGTPAELPPHTELSFHVHAPTRAALNSGDFRLVLKGLSLGAGTVTGRFLDLLDGMDRDRVATTYSTLPTLTVGALRAQVSSPPLWPRTENVGRTPEVLPAVISLAEHRPGLPLDDLAVRGDIQGLRLVSLSRGRAVEPALLNAVQLTNVTHPLARFLSELPRSHAAVLSPFSWGAANRLPYLPRIRYGRTVLSAARWRVTTQDLVDGNSWRARYGLPETVCLGDSDQRLHVDLNTESHLQLVRDELGRTGHATLYEAPEPTAYGWFGGRAHEITLALASTQAPTPPPAAGTVSSSHGHLPGSSPWAYAKLYAHPDRFTSLLVAHLPRLFETWPDPPEWWFVRYRDPNPHLRLRFRLSGAKDFGATAERVAAWAEALRQDGLLNRLQWDTYFHETGRYGAGPTMSAAEAVFAADSAAVIAQLTPEHGLHPQAATAASLVDLASAFTGSTEAGMRWLTDHTDRVPGPALPRAVLGEVLHLAAPGNTPAAVTSAWTHRGAVLISYRSQLDASTDHDPDSVLASLLHMHHIRAIGIDEECESECRRLARAVALSWLAQRKGGTP; this is encoded by the coding sequence TTGTACCACTCCACAGATGCCGCGCTGATCCGCGCCGCCGTGTACCAGGACGGATTGGAACTGTCGCCGTGGCCAGACGCACAGGGCAACACGCCTGCGGACAGGGACCAGTGGCGGGACTGGCTGACCACCGCCTGGTCCGAGGGGCCGGTAGCGGAGGCCATCGAAGTGGCGAGCCCTCTTCTCGCCCGCCGGTTACGTGCGATACGGGCGGGTGAGATCGAAAGGCCACGCCAGATCCGCAAGGCCGGGATGTCCCTCGCCCGCTACCTCCTGCGGATGCGGCACCGGGCCACCCCCTTCGGCCTCTTCGCCGGCGTCGCCCCCGCCCGTTTCGGTGCCGAGACCTCGTTGCGCTGGGGCGATCAGCACCAGGCCGTCGCACGGGCCGACGCCGTCTGGCTGTCGGACGTGATCACCTCCTTGGAGTCGTGCCCCGAGCTGCTGCGCCGTCTGCCGGTCTTGGCGGACAACACCTGCCTCGTACGTGACGGGCAGCTCGTCGTGCCTCACCAGCAGCAGCCTCAAGGGCAGGGGGACGGGCCCGCCGAGGTGAGCCTGCGCCACACCAGGGCCGTCGATATCGCTCTGAACGCCGCCCGGTCACCGCTGCTTGTGGGCACCCTGGCGGAGAAGATCGCCGCCGAGTATCCCGGAGTACCGGCCACGACGGTCGACGAGCTGCTCAACGAACTCGTCGCCCGTCGCGTACTGATCACCAGCCTGCGGTCGCCGATGACGGTCACGGACGCGCTCGGTCATGTGACGGAACAACTGATCACCGTACGGGCGCACACCATCCCCGAGGTGGAAGAGCCGGTCCGTCACCTCTACGAGATCCAGGAGGCGCTCGCACGCCACAACCGCGTCGCGCCTGCCGCACGATCCGCTGTCCGGGCGTCCGTCACCGAGCGGATGACGTCCCTGAGCCATGTCGTGGAGCAGCCGCTGGCCGTCGATCTCCGGCTGGACTGCGATGTCGTCCTTCCCCTGGAGGTGGCGCGAGAGGCAGAGCAGGCGATGGGGGCCATCGTCCGTCTGAGCCCCTTGCCATCGGGGCCGCCCGTGTGGCGCGACTACCTCGGCAGATTCCTGGAACGGTACGGGCCAGGCGCCCTCGTCCCCGTACGGGAACTCATCGATCCGACCCGGGGGCTCGGCTTCCCCGCCGGATACCGCGGATCGCTGCTGGAGAAGCCCGCCCCGCACCTGACCGATCAGGACGAGCAACTCCTCGCTCTGGTGCAACGGGCCACCGCCGAGGGAGCCCGCGAGGTCGTGCTCACCGACCACGACCTCGGCCGACTATCGGTCGGCACTCCAGCCGAACTGCCTCCCCACACCGAACTGTCCTTTCACGTCCACGCTCCGACCCGCGCCGCGCTGAACAGCGGCGACTTCCGGCTCGTATTGAAGGGGCTCTCTCTCGGAGCCGGGACCGTCACCGGACGCTTCCTCGACCTCCTCGACGGAATGGACCGCGACCGCGTAGCCACCACATACTCGACGCTGCCCACGCTCACCGTCGGCGCGCTGCGAGCCCAGGTATCCAGTCCACCGCTGTGGCCACGCACCGAGAACGTCGGCAGGACACCCGAGGTCCTTCCGGCGGTGATCTCCCTCGCCGAGCACCGGCCCGGACTCCCCTTGGACGACCTGGCCGTACGAGGCGACATCCAGGGCCTGCGCCTCGTCTCACTCTCCCGCGGCCGAGCCGTCGAACCCGCCCTGCTCAACGCGGTGCAGCTGACCAACGTCACCCACCCCCTGGCGCGCTTCCTCTCCGAGCTTCCCCGCTCCCACGCCGCCGTCCTGTCCCCCTTCTCCTGGGGAGCCGCCAACCGCCTCCCGTACCTCCCCCGCATTCGCTACGGCCGCACCGTGCTCTCCGCCGCGCGGTGGCGAGTGACCACACAGGATCTGGTCGACGGCAACTCCTGGCGAGCCCGGTACGGCCTACCGGAGACCGTCTGCCTCGGGGACTCCGACCAGCGTCTGCACGTGGACCTGAACACGGAGAGCCATCTCCAGCTCGTGAGGGATGAGCTAGGCCGCACCGGCCACGCCACCCTGTATGAGGCACCGGAGCCGACCGCGTACGGATGGTTCGGCGGACGCGCCCACGAGATAACCCTGGCGCTCGCCTCCACCCAGGCACCCACTCCTCCCCCTGCCGCCGGAACGGTCAGCAGCTCCCACGGGCACCTCCCAGGAAGCAGCCCTTGGGCCTACGCCAAGCTGTACGCCCACCCGGATCGCTTCACCTCCCTCCTGGTAGCGCACCTGCCCCGGCTCTTCGAGACGTGGCCGGACCCGCCCGAGTGGTGGTTCGTGCGCTACCGCGACCCGAACCCGCATCTACGCCTCCGTTTCCGCCTCTCCGGAGCGAAGGACTTCGGTGCGACCGCCGAACGCGTCGCCGCCTGGGCCGAGGCGCTGCGACAAGACGGCCTGCTCAACCGTCTCCAGTGGGACACCTACTTCCACGAGACCGGCCGCTACGGTGCTGGCCCGACCATGTCCGCAGCCGAAGCAGTCTTCGCAGCCGACTCCGCCGCCGTGATCGCGCAGCTCACCCCCGAACACGGTCTCCATCCACAGGCGGCAACCGCCGCGAGCCTCGTCGACCTGGCTAGCGCCTTCACCGGCAGCACCGAGGCCGGGATGCGCTGGCTGACCGACCACACCGACCGAGTGCCTGGGCCGGCTCTTCCCCGCGCCGTCCTCGGAGAGGTCCTGCACCTCGCCGCCCCTGGCAATACCCCGGCCGCGGTGACCTCAGCGTGGACCCACCGTGGGGCCGTCCTGATCTCCTACCGATCCCAGCTCGACGCATCCACCGACCACGACCCGGACTCCGTGCTTGCGTCCCTGCTCCACATGCACCACATCCGGGCTATCGGCATTGACGAGGAGTGCGAGAGCGAGTGCCGTCGCCTCGCGCGCGCCGTTGCTCTCTCCTGGCTCGCTCAACGGAAGGGAGGCACGCCGTGA
- a CDS encoding FxLD family lanthipeptide: protein MEASTTALSPSDFDLDISIVAQGRIIPELMNDTSDNCTSTCESACSNSTCLNG from the coding sequence ATGGAAGCAAGCACCACTGCGCTGTCCCCGTCGGACTTCGACTTGGACATCAGCATCGTCGCGCAGGGCCGGATCATCCCCGAGCTGATGAACGACACCAGCGACAACTGCACCAGCACCTGTGAGAGCGCCTGCTCCAACAGCACTTGCTTGAACGGCTGA
- the fxlM gene encoding methyltransferase, FxLD system, with protein MTDLSRTTEPGEGQSATSIEQLREEMIEKLRELEAVRTPGVEAALRKVPRHVFAPEVPLEKAYAAEYAVITKKDKDGVHISSVSASRVQALMLEQAEIGPGDRVLEIGSGGLNAAYIAELVGESGEVTTADIDPDITARAERFLTEAGYERVNVVLADGEGGVPKHAPYDKIIVTVGAWDIPPAWVDQLAEGGRIVVPLRMRGLTRSVAFNRVGDRLVSREYELCGFVPMQGVGENRMRLVPLHDEEGAEVALKLDDGQQVNGGRLRDALHQPRTEVWTGVTIGGFESNDNLDLWLATALDGFTLLSAKLGARERGIVASVSPIGVATLVDGDSFAYRTVRPTSEERTLFEFGVYGHGPDASKVAQRLAEEIQTWDREHRTDRARIEAFPAATADDLLPAGRVIDKRHTRVTISWP; from the coding sequence GTGACCGACCTGTCCCGTACGACGGAACCCGGCGAAGGCCAGTCCGCCACCAGCATCGAGCAACTTCGCGAGGAGATGATCGAGAAACTGCGGGAGCTGGAGGCCGTCCGTACCCCCGGCGTCGAGGCCGCGCTCCGGAAGGTCCCGCGCCACGTCTTCGCGCCCGAGGTGCCGCTGGAGAAGGCGTACGCCGCCGAGTACGCGGTGATCACCAAGAAGGACAAGGACGGCGTCCACATCAGCTCGGTCTCCGCCTCGCGGGTGCAGGCCCTGATGCTGGAGCAGGCGGAGATCGGCCCTGGTGACCGTGTCCTGGAGATCGGTTCCGGAGGCTTGAACGCCGCGTACATCGCCGAGCTGGTCGGCGAGTCCGGCGAGGTCACCACGGCGGACATCGACCCGGACATCACCGCCCGCGCCGAACGGTTCCTCACCGAGGCCGGGTACGAGCGGGTCAACGTCGTCCTGGCCGACGGCGAAGGCGGCGTTCCGAAGCACGCACCGTACGACAAGATCATCGTCACCGTCGGGGCCTGGGACATCCCGCCCGCGTGGGTGGACCAGCTCGCCGAGGGCGGACGGATCGTCGTGCCCCTGCGGATGCGCGGCCTGACCCGGTCGGTCGCCTTCAACCGGGTCGGCGACCGTCTCGTCAGCCGGGAGTACGAGCTGTGCGGCTTCGTGCCGATGCAGGGTGTCGGCGAGAACCGGATGCGGCTCGTTCCCCTCCATGACGAGGAGGGCGCGGAGGTCGCGCTGAAGCTGGACGACGGTCAGCAGGTGAACGGGGGCCGCCTCCGGGACGCCCTGCACCAGCCGCGCACCGAGGTGTGGACGGGCGTGACCATCGGCGGTTTCGAGTCGAACGACAACCTGGATCTGTGGCTGGCCACCGCCTTGGACGGCTTCACGCTCCTCAGCGCCAAGCTGGGTGCCCGCGAACGCGGCATCGTCGCCTCCGTCTCCCCGATCGGCGTCGCCACGCTCGTCGACGGCGACAGCTTCGCCTACCGGACCGTACGACCGACGAGCGAGGAACGAACCCTGTTCGAGTTCGGGGTGTATGGGCACGGTCCCGACGCCAGCAAGGTCGCGCAGCGCCTGGCCGAGGAGATCCAGACCTGGGACCGCGAGCACCGTACCGACCGGGCGCGCATCGAGGCGTTCCCCGCGGCAACAGCCGACGACCTTCTCCCCGCCGGCCGCGTGATCGACAAGCGGCACACGCGGGTCACGATCTCCTGGCCCTGA
- a CDS encoding endonuclease/exonuclease/phosphatase family protein, translating to MNLHQLPAPAIDAPPSKRAGTKLRAVTWNLYCGGVDGTSEERLHTQAEILAGLKPDVLALQECTGWDEQEERRLLWMARTLGMAPVRMARSFIGDGRNFTALLYRPSTLHLVGRRILGVEVFHHALIRARLRPVGAEDGSRDLLAFATHFTHTDGETRLREARWLTDYAGAFPGMPSRAMLLGDLNCSGAYDTDPEDWDLVPRNLHSRYRQVDDAGRFGAMDRRAIQVLINSGWADPQSLTGEDRAATVGYAYANEPVPLRLDHIFIRGLPATVYRTYDSPAVRALSDHLPVILDTEVRTETPGKAVMAS from the coding sequence ATGAACCTGCACCAACTGCCCGCCCCGGCGATCGATGCGCCTCCGAGCAAGAGGGCCGGTACGAAGCTCCGCGCCGTGACCTGGAACCTCTACTGCGGCGGCGTGGACGGAACCTCCGAGGAGCGCCTGCACACGCAGGCGGAGATCCTGGCTGGTCTCAAGCCCGACGTTCTCGCCCTCCAGGAGTGCACCGGGTGGGACGAGCAGGAGGAGCGCCGCCTGCTCTGGATGGCTCGCACATTGGGCATGGCACCCGTCCGCATGGCCCGCTCGTTCATCGGGGACGGCCGCAACTTCACCGCCCTCCTGTACCGCCCATCCACCCTGCACCTGGTCGGGCGAAGAATTCTGGGCGTGGAGGTCTTCCACCACGCCTTGATCCGCGCACGCCTCCGTCCCGTCGGCGCCGAGGATGGCAGTCGAGACCTTCTCGCCTTCGCCACCCATTTCACCCACACCGACGGCGAGACCCGGCTACGTGAGGCCCGCTGGCTGACCGACTACGCCGGAGCGTTTCCCGGCATGCCGTCCCGGGCGATGCTGCTGGGCGATCTCAACTGCTCCGGGGCGTACGACACCGACCCGGAGGACTGGGATCTGGTGCCGCGAAATCTCCACTCGCGCTACCGGCAGGTCGACGACGCTGGCCGATTCGGTGCCATGGACCGACGGGCGATCCAGGTCCTGATCAATTCTGGCTGGGCCGATCCCCAATCCCTCACCGGGGAGGATCGAGCGGCGACCGTCGGCTACGCCTACGCGAACGAGCCCGTACCCCTTCGACTGGACCACATCTTCATCCGCGGTCTGCCCGCGACCGTATATCGGACGTACGACAGCCCCGCTGTGCGCGCCCTCTCCGATCACCTTCCCGTCATCCTCGACACAGAGGTCAGGACGGAGACTCCCGGGAAGGCCGTGATGGCCTCATGA
- a CDS encoding ATP-binding protein, translating to MADLLTATPPVPGTRAGTTSRPGTLDIDLTVTPQSLGIVRSIVGAHLVLWGVSNLEDIRDRMVLAIDELLANVLDHAVDPRDATAKDAKLLVLRIPGALVAVVTDADTTVPNDSTEPDETSEDGRGLLLVKSISDDFGVSVNKDGKDIWAKFLCPETGVAAEGGLR from the coding sequence ATGGCCGACCTCCTCACAGCGACACCGCCCGTGCCCGGCACGCGTGCCGGCACCACCAGCCGGCCCGGCACGCTCGACATAGACCTGACGGTGACCCCGCAGTCACTGGGAATCGTCCGGTCCATCGTCGGCGCCCATCTGGTGCTGTGGGGAGTCTCCAACCTCGAAGACATACGCGACCGGATGGTGCTGGCGATCGATGAACTCCTCGCCAACGTCCTTGACCACGCGGTGGATCCGCGCGACGCCACGGCGAAGGATGCCAAGCTGCTGGTCCTGAGAATTCCGGGCGCGCTGGTGGCGGTGGTGACCGACGCGGACACGACCGTACCGAATGACTCCACCGAGCCGGACGAAACCTCGGAGGATGGGCGGGGACTGCTCCTGGTCAAGTCCATCTCCGACGACTTCGGGGTCTCGGTGAACAAGGACGGCAAAGACATCTGGGCTAAGTTCCTCTGCCCGGAAACAGGAGTGGCCGCTGAGGGGGGACTGCGGTGA
- a CDS encoding aminoglycoside phosphotransferase family protein, whose amino-acid sequence MTATATTGRAVLEEACSAVGFEATGAEPLRIAENQVWRLPGRVIARISRPGQMPAAVREIGVARWLAGSGIPVVKPVEVEQPVEASGHPVTFWAELPPYEPGTVMDVVRILTRIHALPVPEGFDLGLLDPFVRLEERIDAANTLTADDRGWLHQRREGLHAQWIARPSGRPDCPVHGDAWVGNVVRTSSGPMLMDLERFSVGPPEWDLVSTAVKRTTTGTIAAAEYAEFCRAYGTDVTEWEGYPLLASIRELRMVTYAAFHAARHPEWTAQAQYRVDCLRERAGPRPWRWHGIM is encoded by the coding sequence ATGACGGCCACAGCGACGACCGGTCGGGCGGTACTGGAGGAGGCGTGCTCCGCTGTCGGCTTCGAGGCGACTGGCGCGGAGCCCCTGCGGATCGCCGAGAACCAGGTCTGGCGACTGCCGGGCCGTGTGATCGCGCGGATCTCCCGGCCGGGCCAGATGCCGGCGGCGGTCAGGGAGATAGGCGTGGCCCGGTGGCTCGCGGGCAGTGGCATCCCGGTGGTGAAACCGGTCGAGGTCGAGCAGCCCGTGGAGGCATCGGGCCACCCGGTTACCTTCTGGGCGGAGCTGCCACCGTACGAGCCCGGCACGGTCATGGACGTCGTCAGAATACTCACGCGGATCCACGCCCTGCCCGTCCCCGAGGGCTTTGACCTGGGCCTGCTGGACCCGTTCGTCCGCCTTGAAGAACGTATCGACGCCGCGAACACCCTGACGGCAGATGACCGGGGGTGGCTGCACCAGCGCCGCGAGGGTCTCCATGCCCAGTGGATCGCCCGACCCTCCGGTCGTCCTGACTGTCCCGTCCACGGCGACGCGTGGGTCGGCAATGTCGTCCGCACCTCTTCCGGCCCCATGCTCATGGACCTGGAGCGGTTCTCCGTCGGACCGCCGGAATGGGACCTTGTCTCGACCGCGGTGAAGCGGACGACAACCGGCACGATCGCGGCCGCCGAGTACGCCGAGTTCTGCCGGGCCTACGGAACGGATGTCACTGAGTGGGAGGGATATCCCCTCCTCGCCAGTATTCGGGAGCTCCGTATGGTCACCTATGCGGCCTTCCACGCCGCCAGGCATCCGGAGTGGACGGCCCAGGCGCAATACCGCGTCGACTGTCTGCGAGAGAGAGCTGGGCCTCGGCCATGGCGCTGGCACGGAAT